In Silurus meridionalis isolate SWU-2019-XX chromosome 28, ASM1480568v1, whole genome shotgun sequence, the genomic window aggcctggacgaagtgggaagatccacaatattaatatataatatataataatatataaagatattaagtgtccttattgttgtatgaaagttaatgtcaatgtgcagtttggactctggcaagactcgctatggcagcacaactacaagggagaaccagaaggtaacaccgacatgagggatctctgggataagagacgacccactaCACGACTGTCAAagaacctgagtgaacgtgtaaATGTGAGGGGaggacagcatacaaatatcccagttcaccaaacactctttatccatgttccctccagatctgagcctttacctgagaaaaaatctactgatcaaagactcgactaaataaatatgttttcaacctcgacttgaacactgagactgtgtccgagtcccgaacactgattggaaggctgttccataactgtggggctttataagagaaagatctgccccctgctgtagtcttcattatttgaggaaccaacagatagccagcaccttttgatctaagtaggcgtggaggatcatactggtacagaagttcactcagatactgcggtgcgagaccgttaagtgctttatacgtcagtagtaatattttataatcaatgcgagatttgattgggagcagtgtagaataattaaaacaggggtgatgtggtcgtatttcctagatctagtgaggacccttgctgctgcattctgaactaactgaagcttatttatgcacttactcgcacacccagacagtaaagcgttacagtagtcttatctaaaagtaacaaaagcatgaactagtttttctgcatcctgtaacgacatcatatttctaactttagcaatatttctaaggtgaaagaaggcgattctggtgatattattcacgttagactcaaaggaaagactcgggtcaataatagcaccaaggtctttgacagccgtacacgctgaaacagaaacaccatccagagatgctacataatcggaaagtttgcttctagctgcatgtggtcctagtaaaagtacttctgtcttatctgagttgagcagaagaaagttattaagcatccactgtctaatgtcctttacacacttctcaacattgttaagctgatctcgctcatctggctttgctgaaatatacagctgtgtgtcatcagcatagcaatggaagcgaatcccatgtttatgtataatttcaccaagaggcagcaaatatataaagagaaaagcagtgggcctaagacagatccttgagaaacaaactttacctcagagagtgtggagaactcaccattaaTAGTCAAAttagacctgagccaagagagagctgttccctttattccaacaacgttctcaagtctagcaagcagtatagtatgatcaatggtgtcaaaagctgcactaaggtcgagcaaaacaagtaaagagacaaaaccctgatcagaggccaataacaggccACCTTAATTAgcaccgtctctgtgctatgatgaggccgaaatcctgactgatacatttcaaaaatgttattcataagtaggtgtgagcataactgctgtgctacaaccttttctaaaattttggatataaaggggagatttgatattggtctgtagttggacaactgacatgggtcaaggtcaggtttcttaataagggggtggataactgccagtttgaaggatttaggtacataaccagtgctaatggaagagtttattatttttaaaacaggttcaattacctctggaattatctgtttgaagaaacttgtaggcaagggatcgagaatgcaggttgatgattttgatgaggaaattaatacaattaagtcattctcatgaataggagtgaagctttgtaattgattgtctgttataattattattcagcacggtagcaaattATGATCAAATGTCTGCTTACTCTGAATTAGGGTCTGTAAAAATATAGATTTCTTATGACACTGGCAATAAAATAATCTTATAAATCGTAAATTCCCATTACTTGTAGACAGCATctacagtttatatacagtgtaagAGTGTTTCTGTAGGTATACTGCAGACCAGGAGTTAAAATTTTTGTAGTTGTAATTTTTTGTAATTACTACGTACCTATCATATTATAAAGTCAACACTCATTGCAATCCATAAAAAGTATGAGACAGCAATTGAATGACTTTAATGCAAGATTATTAAAACTAAACATGAAAATTAGAGTAGAGGGCACTGTCTCATTCATACGTAAACCGTATCACCTACTGCATCTTTACTCATCAAATTGAATTACAGTAGatgttaattgttttatttactccAGTGAATGAATTGCTAAGTTTGTGTCAGTTATTTCGAGATCTCTTTGAATGAAATCGCTTAAACTTCAACCCACTCGTATTTCGCAACCCCCTACAACTGCCTACACCTTagtcaaacacacacgcacataatcacacactcacaccgaAGAAGCAGGCTCTGAGATGAGAGATCAGACAAGTGAGACAGGAAGTGGTTCTTCTCAAGTCATCATGCTCTTCAACCTCATTCACTCGCAATCTCTCGCTCACTCATTGCCGCTTCtgctgccctccctcttattaaGACACTTTTTGGGAACTACAATTCCCACTATGCTCTAAAAGTAAGGTATAGTAATAATCAGAGGATgtagttttgggttttttttattttacatcttaACAGTAGGACATTCTTAACAGGATTTTAGCTGATTCCCTGGAGATTTTTTGTAGTATTACACTCTGCAGAACTCCTGGTCCTAGTCAAGTTTAATTATTATAgatgtttaatgtgaatttTAAACTTGCATTTAATTGAAAAAGATTGTGTGGACACCCTCACTGCCAACACTCACTGCTAATACTAACAATTTTATTAGTCTGTGTATCTGAAAGACTTATTTACGAAagctaaataatgtaaaaatgtgattGTGTAGGTATGCACCACTGGTGCTGGAGTTATAGTTTGAAACTCAAGTCTCAATAATTTGAATTAGTAATGAAAATGCTACATGATCTCAGTAGAACTGCTTTTTAGCAAAAGTTTCACCATTAAAttcatcattaaaacatttgatgtATTTGGTACAATCAGCTCCTAAAGGATATCATGCAATTTTaatcaatgaaagaaaaagagatccACAGGTCAGATGTGCAAAGAACAAGCATAGCCTGGACAACACACCgagaaaatgtatgaaaagaAAGCATGCTGAAGGAAATATTGGGGGAAATCAAtgtctggtctgatgagaccttGTTTTGGAAGGTCAAAATCCCAGTTCATATTCAGGTTAGTTTAGGGTATTGCCTGCCTGTACAGTATGAGCTAGCTGTGAGCTAACAACACAACTGACTACTCAAAGTGCGAGTCACCAAGTCAGACCTGGCTGTTTTCACTCAAGGTATGTTTGGGAACACGCCAAAGTTTGGGAAGGTGCCAAAAACCCAGGCCAGGAGAGAAACTTTCCATTATGATCTACATTATATAGACACCTCCTCCTGCTGGTAGATGATCATCAGGCTGCAATGTGGCCAGACATTCAATCAAAGTTATAAATACAAAAGGTATCATTTTCAAAGTTGTAACACCTTCTGGGTTGGGGTTCAGGCTCCGGTATTGCCAAACCGCCACTCtggggccctttagcaaggcccttaacctctgtgctctaggggtgctgtatcatggctgaccctgtactctgaccccagcttagAAACATCActaagaatttcactgtgcttgaAAATTACATGTGACAAGAATAAAGcaccttttttcatttctttttttttcttttcctttctttacttttctttttcttttcttttattcaatcAGGACCTCACATGGTTTACAAATCACAAGATATCAAACTTTACATTtaatctaaaagaaaaagaagtagaagaactGATGAAAATGTCAGGATCCAGATGTGCAAAGCGGATCAAGATATGACTCAGAAGACTCGCGGCTTTAATCGCAACCAAAAGTGGTTTGAATACATACTGAGAAGACTTTGTGTAACTTAAATGCTAAAAATCCTGCTTAAATCCATTTGTATCCATGTGTATTCAAGATTGTGTTGCTACAAGAATGGAAATATTTAGATGAGGCACAGTGGTGCACTGTAAAAGTATTGACAATCAGACAGGCAAGACATGGATCCATGAAAGCAGACAAAGAATTATTTGAACGTCTGCCTAatatttaaagacaaaatgCTGCTGACACCCAATACATAGAAGAAAAGGATGATTGCGCGTAGTCTTCATGCGCTTCAGAGCGACTGTAAAGAGTGGAAAAACAGTCTAATGTAATACAGTAAATGCACCACAAGACTGGTCTCTTTCCTCCAAGAGACTGCAAAATGTCTTTTAATAGTAGTTATATATACATTGCACCAAGCCTCTTGCTTTCGCTCCATGTTGGCAGGTGTAAATGGTACGACAGCACTTTGATCATCCTGTATAGCTGCATGTTGTACATCCGTAGGGATGCATAAAGAAGAAACTAAAAATGAACTGATAATGCATAATCTCTAAAACGAGTGCTCAACTGTCACAATTACAACTGTGCATGTTTGTGATAGTGTTTGTGATcagtagtgtgtgagtgtgtgtgtgtgtgtgtgtgtgtgtgtgtgtgtgtgtgtgtgtgtgtgtgtgtgtgtttgtgtaagagcACACAAGCGTGCGCTTGTGTGGTAAGAGCTCAATGCAGGTGTTTcctgtgagagaaagaaagaagagagaccGAGTGAAAgcgagtgacagagagagagaaagagcgagagaggcagacaggcttgtggttgaatgtgtgtgtttcaccgACCCTTGAGTGTTCAATTGCCGGAAAATCTGAACTGACCTACGAATTTTTCAAGCCATGTCATAACATTAtgtctttccttctctctcacccttttacatacagatatatccatacacactcacaggtatagacacacacatgaacacatgcCTATAGTGCTGCTAAGCATCAATGGCAAAAACAAGTTAGGATTTTTCGGATATATAACGgatgattaaatgtaaaaaagtggAATTTGAAAATGTAGACATCGGTGCAATATTGGTGTTTGATTCTAATGTATgacaaaaaagcaaagaaacttttttttctgtaagaaGAATCTTCACAGTGGCTGTAATAAAAAAGgagtataaatatacacacatatactatctatctatctatctatctatctatctatctatctatctatctatctatctatctatctatctatctatctatctatctgtatggtgtatatatatatatatatatatatatatatatgaatatataccaCCATATATAccaaacagatagatagatagatagatagatagatagatagatagatagatagatagatagatagatagatagatagatagatagatagatagatagatagatagatagatagtgtatgtgtgtatatttatactcctttttttatatattctactGTCATATATCAGtatgtatatacttgtatatagtagaatatatatttatatagcaaagtatactataaaaaataagtaaGTGACATATGCAAAATCAAAGCAAActtctatatataataaaccTTTTCTCATTTCAAAACAGTGAATGAAAAGACTTaccattcacaaatatacaggATGCATAGCATAGATTAATATTCTAAAACTCCTATTACAGCACTTATTTAAGCATGACTTtcctaaaaacattaaaataagtgAAGATCTAAGGGGTCACTGAGCAGTAGCTTATTTCTTTAAAGATCACTAGCCATTAATTAGTGcgaaaaagtcatttttttcataTGTATATTTACCATCCACCTTAAAACATTCTTAGGATTGTTATGTAATTAACGATAGATAACTCTAGTTGACTTTACGTGAGCTCaatgttttattatagtttGTGCGTGAAGCACAAAGGGATCAGACCATCTTGGTGAAGCTCGGGTAGGAttcagaaggttgtgagaaAGCCGAGAGCTCCTACTGGGAAGTGGTTTTGGGGTTTTGTACCCTCGATAGTTTTCTAAAAGCATCTGCTTAAAGCCACTGTGTCTATAGACCACATCATTTACCATTAAACTCATGCAGAGCTGTTTTTGTTGAACAATTCTTTCAACTCCAAATTGTATATCTAATATGCATGTAAGACCTGCTTGTAACAAAAAGCTAAAATCATCCAAATGTACAATTTGAAGGTTCAAAAACCATTAAAGGACACATTGAAAAGTTTCTTAGCATCTTAGCATTGATATAATTTGTAGTGATCTCCACAGTCAccataataaaatacacacagtcAGTATAGctatgcttttttaaattagaCAATGTTCACATAGATAAcgttgttatttttttacagtctaTCATATGTGCATGATGAAAGATTTCAAAATTGAAGATGGATGATGTACTGTTAATGGAAGTGAATACATGTTTAGTACCATAGTTAAGGTAGacattctgttttttgttttctcttcttcGTGAACTCACACATGCATCAGTACACACATGAAAAACAGGATAAGTAGCCAGGTGTCTACTTCACTCATGGGAGATTTCAACTATCTACACAATTTctgtattctctctcttttgtacACAGACCCATTTCTTTACACACCGGTTTTACACACTTGAGCTGGGCAAACACACCACAGAGTTAAATATCATCATTAACTAAGGCaacaggtttttttctttctcagattCTAAATGGTTATTGAAGTGTCAGCAACATTAAAAAATCGAAGTCTTCGACTGGGACTAAGAATGAGCTCTACACGTCCTACACATGAACTGAGTTGTTGTGTTATTATGTTGCTTAAAAATAGCAAATAAGATTTTCCTGGCAATACATGACGCAAAGAAAAATTGTCGtatgtattttaaatgacaGCTTTAATGCAACATTAAATTGAAATGAACAAAGGCAAATATATAATGCAGTTTTTGTGTCGTTGTTTATTTGCACCTTGatgtttattacaatgtgtatgtgtgtttaacacttttttataaTACGTTATCGTATCTCCATAATATCATGAACAATCTTTGCGTTCTTAGTTGGTGTTCAGTGAATTAAGCGGTTTAAATTAGATGAAGAATAACCGGGACTGCGTTACTCAACGACTTGTTCATGATATTGTGGGGATACTTTAATGAATTACTAAAAAACAACggcaataaaaaatatcatttttaataCCACCATTATGTAATTTTAATTGACTTTTAAGAGTGATCTCATTTTACCCAATCACTTCtacaaccaaacaaaaaaacccagaaaaggCAAAAATGAAGCATTTTACAACAAATCttgcaaatatacaaaagattgtgatattacattaaaatgcaaactCTCATTATGATTTAATAAACTGTTTTGTCCAGCAACCATAATTCAGCACACTCATAAAAACGTGAATGTATTTTCTAACTATACAATACTAGTGTCTGCACATATGACTCGTAGAAGCTTTTATGACCattatactatataaataattcTGAATTGAATATatgaaaagggttttttttgtatttttttttcatttcgtTTTTCTATTGCTTCTAGAGATTTGACACACCAGTATTTTTGCTGGAGAAGAGAACAAAACCATTCGTACGGTATGTACAGTTTATTAAACATActgtaataatacaattatcaaATCGAATAGATCTCTGTAGTCTTCTCTCTACTGGCTGATTGGATTTCTATTGTGGAATCATATTAAATATGTACTGCTGTTTACCCTCAGTAAAAGTGTATCCAGCAGCTCTTAGTGCCAGGTAGGGACAGAGAGATGCTACAGACTGACGTGAAAGAGTTTTCGGAGTATTTATTGTAATAGAGTTGTTTCACTTAAAAACGTCCGGAGGCATTGAGGGAGAGATCAAAGAGAGTGAATTCATGAATATTATCTTCAATGTGGGAAATAGCATTTGaatattttgtatacatttctGTATACAACGTATTATTCATGAAACTTCCAAATACATTATaatcagaaaatgtattttatgttaTAAAAAGTTGGTAAATAACAAGTCTACATGGTTTGGATTACACTCAATTCATGTAACTGAATAACGTATAAAATCATGGGCTCTCTGTATATGCTTCTCTCCTGCCTAGGGGACCCCAGAGTCCACTCAGAACAACAGATCTAAGGCGCTTGGTTAAAGGGATGCCTAGCCATTCAATTctaaaaaaacagatgaaataaatatgactgGATTGAGCACATGATCTGAGATGCTTTCTTATTGGGTTTTGAATAACTTCAGTAAGTCCTCAAGAGACGTGGCACGGATTCAGATCAAAGAATCTCCGGCGAGTTCGCTTGCGCGCCTGGTTGACGGCCGTGCGCACAGCACACTCAAACACTTGCTGAATGCCACGATTGATGAGAGCAGAACATTCCAGATAGCCTTTCGCTCGAATTTCATGAGCCACCTTCTTGCCTTCTGATGCTGTGGTGCAGCGGTCACGATACGGCCCCATCTCCCGGTGGTCTGTCTGAGTGCCCACCACTAAGACAGGCACACGAGGCAAATATTGTCGCACCTCCGCCATCCACTTTTGCTGAATGCTGGCCAGTGTGGAAGGGTTTGCCACTGAGTAGCACAACAGGACCACGTCAGCTTGCTGGTAGGACATGGGGCGGATCTGGTGGAACGTGTCGTTCCCCGCTGTGTCCCATAAACCCAAGCTAATCTGGACGCCGTCCATAAAGACATCCACGCCAGTGTTTTCATAGACGGTGGGCCTGTAGCTGTCAGGGAATGTCTCTGAGGTGAAGCGCACCAGCAATGCCGTTTTGCCCACAGCACAGTCACCGACGAGTACACACTTCACCGACATACCAGTCGTCCCGTTCATCATTTTGACGCTCTGTgtaattctttttctttgtaaaaatcCAAGGTAGTTCCTAAGTCCTCAAGGGAAAAGTAGGAGCACAAAAGTGGTCATTGTTTTGTAAGAACTGTGAAGTGCCACACAACAAATACCCGTTAGACCTTAATTCACCGAACTGCAGTTCATATAAAGTTCAAGatgtttccttttcttttttgttgtcaGTGTAATTTTTAAAGCAGGCCATTACGCTGTCCACTCAGGAGGATGTTCTCGTTTCAGTCATGGGATGAAGATCTTTGAGGAAAAAGACTTTTCTTCAGTTTTTCTTCAGAAACAGCGTAAGCAATGGAGACGTGCTCTGCTGTCACAGTGTAGGCCTCTCGTAGCTTCACTCCTGTTTGGC contains:
- the rhoh gene encoding rho-related GTP-binding protein RhoH — encoded protein: MMNGTTGMSVKCVLVGDCAVGKTALLVRFTSETFPDSYRPTVYENTGVDVFMDGVQISLGLWDTAGNDTFHQIRPMSYQQADVVLLCYSVANPSTLASIQQKWMAEVRQYLPRVPVLVVGTQTDHREMGPYRDRCTTASEGKKVAHEIRAKGYLECSALINRGIQQVFECAVRTAVNQARKRTRRRFFDLNPCHVS